DNA from Intestinimonas massiliensis (ex Afouda et al. 2020):
CAGCAGGTAGGGAAGCATCTGCAGGATGCGTTCAGGCAGATTGAATGCCACATGGATGCGCAGTGCCTGGACGAAAACGAACAGCAGACTGGCCAGCATGACGGCCATCACAATTGCAATCGTCTTTTTCATAATATCCTCCTGTATTACGGCAATGTTTGCCGCATGTATGTTGGACCAAAAATAATCAGTTCTGGAATGCTGCGAACAGTTCATTCAGCGCCTTTCTGGAGTTGACCTCCAGGCAGTGCTCGACGAATCTGCCCTCGATGGGCTGCTCACGCAGGTCCACCACGATTTTGCCGCGGCAGTAGGTGCCGCCGCATTCTACACGGGTCACCATTTTGCGGGTGGTTACCACGCTGGGATCCACAGCGACCACCATGGCAAGGGGGTCGTGGAGGGGACTGTACTCCATGGTGTAGTTTTGGATGCGGCTGCCGTTCATATAGTGCTGTAACGCCTTGGAGATGAAGGATACGGCATCCTTCTTGGCAGGATTGCAGCAGCGCAGCAGCTTGTCTACATCGGCGCGGGTAAGATGGGTCACGGTGGTCACATCAAGCCCCACCAACGTCATGTCCCAATCGGCCTGCATGGCGAGGTCGGCCGCCTCGGGGTCGCCGCCGATGTTAGCTTCTACCACAGGACTGACGTTGCCGGACGCATACACCGTACCACCCATGGCCACGACGCGCTTGATCTTTCCGGCATAATCAGGATATTTTGCCAGGGTGTTGGCCAGGTTTGTCATTCTTCCCAGGGAAATTAAAACCAGTTCGCCTGCGTGATCACAGGCCTTCTGATACATGAAGTCAGAAACATCCATGTCCATCGGGCGCTGGGACGTTGCGGGAAGCTCCACATTTCCGGTGCCGTTGTCGCCGTGGATGAAGGTGGGGAAGTCCTCACATTCACCCCGCAGAGGCTTCTCTGCACCGGCACATACGGGGACCTTGCCTTCATAAC
Protein-coding regions in this window:
- a CDS encoding nucleoside hydrolase, coding for MKIFIDCDPGVDDSIAILFALFRKDVEIVGISTSVGNVSASKGAENAMRILKLAGYEGKVPVCAGAEKPLRGECEDFPTFIHGDNGTGNVELPATSQRPMDMDVSDFMYQKACDHAGELVLISLGRMTNLANTLAKYPDYAGKIKRVVAMGGTVYASGNVSPVVEANIGGDPEAADLAMQADWDMTLVGLDVTTVTHLTRADVDKLLRCCNPAKKDAVSFISKALQHYMNGSRIQNYTMEYSPLHDPLAMVVAVDPSVVTTRKMVTRVECGGTYCRGKIVVDLREQPIEGRFVEHCLEVNSRKALNELFAAFQN